A window from Musa acuminata AAA Group cultivar baxijiao chromosome BXJ3-10, Cavendish_Baxijiao_AAA, whole genome shotgun sequence encodes these proteins:
- the LOC135650817 gene encoding RNA polymerase II C-terminal domain phosphatase-like 2: protein MGRRVGISCKVYHGDMFLGEAEAFPITNNNSSSKGQGLPFPNSSEIRIDHLAPPSERCPPLSVLQTISPFAVRCKVQAKSLSELSLLHRLYLSCFQERKSAVVVIGNEELHLVAMPSKVEKVSCFWCCSVQTGRYTSCLGMLNLRCLAIVFDLDETLIVANTMKSFEDRIEALSRRIDGENDPIRVSGMSAELKRYIEDKDLLKQYIEMDTVSEGGRSISAQNEEVPPVPGIQEKIVRPIIRLLERNIVLTRINPENRDTSVIVRLRPAWEDLRSYLTAKGRRRFEVYVCTMAERDYALEMWRLLDPDAHLISSKQLVDRVVCVKSGLKKSLQHVFQDSVCHPRMAMVIDDRLQVWDDKDQPRVHVVPPFTPYYAPQAEMANAVPVLCVARNVACNVRGGFFKEFDENLLQKIYEVNYENEIVDLPSAPDVSNYLISEDVNSAQNNNREGPVVEGMTGSEAEHRMNRPVNISDERQTKPQTLSNHSSPDDEMLVDQPFASNRNLCNESGQSNLLAPSMFISVLQEIGRRCDSKVDFRFINGSSKDLQCSVEVLFSSEKIGIGMGRTMKEAQSQAAENALRNLARDYVSFIAPVASGVDTEITKHPCGNENGFLKENYSSQDESAKKEDLPVASTSENSK, encoded by the exons ATGGGACGTCGGGTGGGGATCAGCTGCAAGGTGTATCACGGAGATATGTTTCTCGGAGAAGCCGAGGCGTTTCCGATCACCAATAATAACAGCAGCAGCAAGGGCCAAGGCTTGCCCTTCCCCAACAGCAGCGAGATACGCATCGATCACCTCGCCCCTCCCAGCGAGCGGTGCCCTCCCCTCTCCGTCCTCCAAACCATCTCCCCTTTCGCCGTCCGCTGCAAAGTCCAAGCCAAGTCCCTCTCCGAACTTTCCCTTCTCCACCGCCTCTACCTTTCCTGCTTCCAAGAACGCAAG AGTGCGGTGGTGGTCATCGGGAACGAAGAGCTGCATCTGGTGGCAATGCCGAGCAAGGTGGAGAAGGTCTCGTGCTTCTGGTGCTGTTCGGTTCAGACTGGGCGCTATACTTCTTGTTTGGGCATGCTCAACCTCCGCTGCCTTGCAATtgtatttgatcttgatgagacGCTCATCGTTGCCAACACCATGAAGTCATTTGAAGACCGAATCGAGGCCCTTTCACGAAGGATTGATGGGGAGAATGATCCGATTAGGGTTTCTGGAATGTCTGCTGAATTGAAGCGCTATATCGAGGATAAAGATCTCTTGAAGCAGTACATAGAGATGGATACTGTTTCTGAAGGTGGGAGGTCGATTAGTGCTCAGAACGAGGAAGTTCCGCCTGTACCTGGTATTCAGGAGAAAATCGTTCGGCCTATCATACGGTTGCTAGAAAGGAACATCGTCTTGACTCGCATAAATCCCGAG AACCGTGATACTAGTGTTATTGTAAGGCTAAGGCCTGCATGGGAGGACCTAAGGAGCTACTTAACTGCCAAAGGACGCAGAAGGTTTGAAGTTTATGTTTGTACAATGGCTGAAAGAGATTATGCTTTGGAAATGTGGAGGCTTCTTGACCCGGATGCCCATTTGATCAGCTCAAAGCAACTTGTGGATCGTGTAGTATGCGTAAAATCAG GCTTGAAGAAATCGTTGCAGCATGTTTTCCAGGATAGTGTTTGCCATCCAAGAATGGCTATGGTAATTGATGACAGGTTGCAGGTTTGGGATGACAAGGATCAGCCTCGAGTTCATGTTGTCCCTCCATTTACTCCATATTATGCTCCTCAAGCAGAG ATGGCCAACGCTGTTCCTGTACTATGTGTCGCAAGAAATGTTGCGTGCAATGTCCGTGGTGGTTTTTTCAA AGAATTCGATGAGAATCTACTGCAGAAAATATATGAAGTGAATTATGAAAATGAAATAGTTGATTTACCTAGTGCTCCTGATGTTAGCAACTATTTAATCTCGGAG GATGTTAACAGTGCACAAAACAACAATAGAGAAGGTCCTGTAGTAGAGGGAATGACTGGTTCTGAAGCAGAACATCGAATGAATCGACCG GTAAATATCAGCGATGAACGACAAACAAAACCTCAAACACTGTCAAACCATTCCTCCCCAG ATGATGAGATGCTGGTAGATCAACCATTTGCAAGCAACAGAAATCTGTGTAATGAATCAGGACAATCAAATTTACTTGCCCCATCCATGTTCATTTCTGTCTTACAAGAAATAGGCAGGAGATGTGACTCTAAG GTGGACTTCAGGTTTATTAATGGAAGCAGTAAGGACTTGCAGTGTTCTGTTGAA GTTTTATTTAGTAGTGAGAAGATTGGTATTGGTATGGGAAGGACAATGAAAGAGGCTCAGTCACAAGCTGCTGAGAATGCTCTACGTAATCTGGCAA GAGATTATGTATCATTTATTGCACCTGTCGCCAGTGGTGTGGATACAGAAATCACTAAGCATCCCTGTGGGAATGAGAATGGATTCTTAAAGGAGAATTACAGCTCTCAGGATGAGTCAGCTAAAAAAGAAGACTTACCTGTTGCCAGTACATCAGAAAATTCAAAATGA
- the LOC135651155 gene encoding nuclear pore complex protein NUP62-like isoform X2, producing the protein MASSSSGFDTASSPSAGFSFPTPSSSASSPSPFGFSNLGASSVSSAATTADLFSASTAASAPNPFPFSFSLPTASAASSSSSTAPSSSPLFASGFGTSASSLTSFSSFSTAAPSSTPNPSFGSGSDSGASSSLFGFGTSSSVSFPLLTTSSSPSSSFTTAPSFSTVSPVFTPSAATSAASTAPSLASSASSSGPTTAGMAETATTIPSDSSLFPSPSFALPLSSSSSSSCTFSSPSFGTSGSFPQSSFTTASSAGTFSSAPVAITTSSSSTLAIGFSSGTPSAAAAPSLAATSITTSVLAETAPSTDSSLFASPSSFSAASPLSVSVSSSLSAAAASVTASSALASRTTAAVTASSTEASPTASTTAASLFGSSTSALDSDSSSSAATSQALPSVVQASSGGLTTTNSVTTQAPKLPSEITGKTVEEILKDWNTELQERTAKFQNQATEIAEWDRRILQNRNILIWLEVDKALESMEQEAECICKDECALLLEDEATSVRDSMYDQAEFIEREMQGIAEQVKSIIQTVNSSQANEFSYQIHKVAKSGAADEHGMTGTRLWLD; encoded by the exons ATGGCTTCCTCCTCCTCTGGCTTCGACACCGCTTCGTCTCCCTCTGCCGGCTTCTCTTTTCCAACGCCTTCCTCCTCGGCGTCTTCCCCATCTCCATTCGGCTTCTCAAACCTCGGCGCTTCATCGGTCTCATCTGCTGCGACCACGGCCGATCTTTTCTCCGCGTCGACCGCCGCCTCCGCACCcaaccccttccccttctccttctcccttcCCACAGCGTCGGCCGCCTCGTCCTCGTCGTCCACCGcaccctcctcctcccctctttttGCTTCAGGCTTTGGCACCTCTGCCTCGTCGTTGACATCCTTTTCGTCCTTCTCGACCGCCGCTCCTTCCTCCACCCCAAACCCTAGTTTCGGTTCCGGTTCCGATTCCGGCGCGTCATCTTCTCTGTTCGGCTTCGGGACATCTTCCTCTGTTTCCTTCCCGTTGCTTACAACTTcgtcttccccttcttcttctttcacGACGGCCCCTTCGTTCTCCACGGTTTCGCCGGTTTTCACTCCTTCGGCAGCGACTTCTGCAGCTAGCACCGCCCCTTCTCTCGCTTCCTCTGCTTCATCCTCAGGCCCTACTACTGCAGGGATGGCTGAGACGGCAACGACAATTCCATCCGACTCATCATTGTTTCCCTCGCCTTCCTTTGCGTTGCCCCTCTCTTCATCATCGTCTTCTTCTTGTACTTTTTCATCGCCTTCCTTTGGAACTAGCGGATCCTTTCCGCAGAGCTCCTTCACTACTGCTTCATCTGCCGGTACCTTTTCATCCGCGCCTGTTGCAATCACAACCTCCTCGTCATCTACCTTAGCAATTGGCTTTTCATCTGGGACTCCATCAGCGGCTGCTGCACCATCCCTCGCAGCTACAAGCATTACGACTTCTGTCCTAGCTGAAACGGCCCCATCTACAGATTCCTCTTTGTTTGCTTCACCATCATCTTTCTCTGCTGCATCTCCCTTGTCGGTTTCAGTTTCTTCATCATTGTCAGCAGCTGCAGCATCCGTCACTGCATCTTCTGCTTTGGCATCGAGAACGACTGCAGCTGTCACTGCATCATCTACAGAAGCCTCCCCGACAGCATCAACAACGGCTGCTTCTTTGTTCG GTTCCTCTACTTCAGCATTAGATAGCGATTCAAGTTCCAGTGCTGCCACAAGTCAAGCTTTACCTTCAGTTGTCCAAGCTAGTAGTGGCGG ACTTACTACTACCAATTCAGTCACAACTCAGGCACCTAAGCTACCATCAGAGATCACTGGAAAAACTGTTGAGGAG ATTCTTAAGGACTGGAACACTGAGCTGCAAGAGCGTACTGCAAAATTCCAAAATCAGGCTACAGAAATTGCTGAATGGGATAGGAGGATCCTACAAAACCGAAATATTCTCATTTGGCTGGAG GTTGATAAGGCACTGGAGAGCATGGAACAAGAAGCAGAGTGCATATGCAAGGATGAGTGTGCATTACTTTTGGAAGATGAGGCTACATCTGTGAGAGATTCAAT GTATGACCAAGCAGAGTTTATTGAAAGAGAAATGCAAGGGATTGCCGAACAAGTAAAATCAATAATTCAAACTGTGAATTCCTCTCAG GCAAATGAATTCTCATATCAGATTCACAAGGTGGCTAAAAGTGGGGCCGCAGATGAACATGGTATGACAGGTACGAGACTATGGTTGGATTAG
- the LOC135651155 gene encoding nuclear pore complex protein NUP62-like isoform X1 yields the protein MASSSSGFDTASSPSAGFSFPTPSSSASSPSPFGFSNLGASSVSSAATTADLFSASTAASAPNPFPFSFSLPTASAASSSSSTAPSSSPLFASGFGTSASSLTSFSSFSTAAPSSTPNPSFGSGSDSGASSSLFGFGTSSSVSFPLLTTSSSPSSSFTTAPSFSTVSPVFTPSAATSAASTAPSLASSASSSGPTTAGMAETATTIPSDSSLFPSPSFALPLSSSSSSSCTFSSPSFGTSGSFPQSSFTTASSAGTFSSAPVAITTSSSSTLAIGFSSGTPSAAAAPSLAATSITTSVLAETAPSTDSSLFASPSSFSAASPLSVSVSSSLSAAAASVTASSALASRTTAAVTASSTEASPTASTTAASLFGSSTSALDSDSSSSAATSQALPSVVQASSGGLTTTNSVTTQAPKLPSEITGKTVEEILKDWNTELQERTAKFQNQATEIAEWDRRILQNRNILIWLEVDKALESMEQEAECICKDECALLLEDEATSVRDSMYDQAEFIEREMQGIAEQVKSIIQTVNSSQSGDLDMVDAASPLDIVVQILDNQLRTLMWIDEKANEFSYQIHKVAKSGAADEHGMTGTRLWLD from the exons ATGGCTTCCTCCTCCTCTGGCTTCGACACCGCTTCGTCTCCCTCTGCCGGCTTCTCTTTTCCAACGCCTTCCTCCTCGGCGTCTTCCCCATCTCCATTCGGCTTCTCAAACCTCGGCGCTTCATCGGTCTCATCTGCTGCGACCACGGCCGATCTTTTCTCCGCGTCGACCGCCGCCTCCGCACCcaaccccttccccttctccttctcccttcCCACAGCGTCGGCCGCCTCGTCCTCGTCGTCCACCGcaccctcctcctcccctctttttGCTTCAGGCTTTGGCACCTCTGCCTCGTCGTTGACATCCTTTTCGTCCTTCTCGACCGCCGCTCCTTCCTCCACCCCAAACCCTAGTTTCGGTTCCGGTTCCGATTCCGGCGCGTCATCTTCTCTGTTCGGCTTCGGGACATCTTCCTCTGTTTCCTTCCCGTTGCTTACAACTTcgtcttccccttcttcttctttcacGACGGCCCCTTCGTTCTCCACGGTTTCGCCGGTTTTCACTCCTTCGGCAGCGACTTCTGCAGCTAGCACCGCCCCTTCTCTCGCTTCCTCTGCTTCATCCTCAGGCCCTACTACTGCAGGGATGGCTGAGACGGCAACGACAATTCCATCCGACTCATCATTGTTTCCCTCGCCTTCCTTTGCGTTGCCCCTCTCTTCATCATCGTCTTCTTCTTGTACTTTTTCATCGCCTTCCTTTGGAACTAGCGGATCCTTTCCGCAGAGCTCCTTCACTACTGCTTCATCTGCCGGTACCTTTTCATCCGCGCCTGTTGCAATCACAACCTCCTCGTCATCTACCTTAGCAATTGGCTTTTCATCTGGGACTCCATCAGCGGCTGCTGCACCATCCCTCGCAGCTACAAGCATTACGACTTCTGTCCTAGCTGAAACGGCCCCATCTACAGATTCCTCTTTGTTTGCTTCACCATCATCTTTCTCTGCTGCATCTCCCTTGTCGGTTTCAGTTTCTTCATCATTGTCAGCAGCTGCAGCATCCGTCACTGCATCTTCTGCTTTGGCATCGAGAACGACTGCAGCTGTCACTGCATCATCTACAGAAGCCTCCCCGACAGCATCAACAACGGCTGCTTCTTTGTTCG GTTCCTCTACTTCAGCATTAGATAGCGATTCAAGTTCCAGTGCTGCCACAAGTCAAGCTTTACCTTCAGTTGTCCAAGCTAGTAGTGGCGG ACTTACTACTACCAATTCAGTCACAACTCAGGCACCTAAGCTACCATCAGAGATCACTGGAAAAACTGTTGAGGAG ATTCTTAAGGACTGGAACACTGAGCTGCAAGAGCGTACTGCAAAATTCCAAAATCAGGCTACAGAAATTGCTGAATGGGATAGGAGGATCCTACAAAACCGAAATATTCTCATTTGGCTGGAG GTTGATAAGGCACTGGAGAGCATGGAACAAGAAGCAGAGTGCATATGCAAGGATGAGTGTGCATTACTTTTGGAAGATGAGGCTACATCTGTGAGAGATTCAAT GTATGACCAAGCAGAGTTTATTGAAAGAGAAATGCAAGGGATTGCCGAACAAGTAAAATCAATAATTCAAACTGTGAATTCCTCTCAG AGTGGTGATCTGGATATGGTCGATGCTGCATCTCCGCTTGATATTGTTGTTCAAATACTTGACAATCAGCTTAGAACTCTAATGTGGATCGATGAGAAG GCAAATGAATTCTCATATCAGATTCACAAGGTGGCTAAAAGTGGGGCCGCAGATGAACATGGTATGACAGGTACGAGACTATGGTTGGATTAG